One segment of Brevinematales bacterium DNA contains the following:
- a CDS encoding MtnX-like HAD-IB family phosphatase → MTHAFVSDFDNTITLKDFYGIVIEKYLPVEGAEYYRSFKNREIGVLDFLGHIFNNINADRYSILEDILSIPIDPYAPDFIRWYSREVGPFYIVSAGCAYYIEILLERYGLLDLVTLIANPGYYYEGNIYMLPNANDEYYSPVSGLDKGKVVQIINRSADFTFFAGDSAPDYPAAELADAVFARENFELAEQLAANGKIFTSYRSFRDIFDRTRNILRI, encoded by the coding sequence ATGACTCACGCGTTCGTTTCCGATTTCGACAATACGATCACCCTCAAGGATTTCTACGGCATCGTGATCGAGAAATATCTTCCGGTCGAAGGGGCGGAGTATTACCGCAGCTTCAAGAACCGCGAGATCGGCGTGCTCGACTTCCTGGGGCATATTTTTAACAATATCAACGCCGACCGTTATTCCATCCTCGAGGATATCCTGTCGATACCGATCGACCCCTACGCCCCCGATTTTATCCGCTGGTACTCCCGCGAGGTCGGGCCGTTTTATATCGTCAGCGCGGGATGCGCGTATTATATCGAGATTCTCCTCGAACGGTACGGCCTCTTGGATCTGGTCACCCTGATCGCGAACCCGGGGTATTACTACGAGGGGAATATCTACATGCTTCCGAATGCCAACGACGAGTACTATTCGCCGGTAAGCGGATTGGATAAAGGGAAGGTGGTGCAGATCATCAATAGAAGCGCGGACTTCACGTTCTTCGCGGGGGACAGCGCGCCCGATTATCCCGCCGCCGAGCTCGCCGACGCGGTTTTCGCGAGGGAGAATTTCGAGCTCGCCGAACAGTTGGCGGCGAACGGGAAAATTTTCACATCCTACAGGTCTTTCCGGGATATATTCGACCGGACCCGGAATATCCTACGAATATAG
- a CDS encoding ABC transporter ATP-binding protein — MKPKRKFTSYIFRYKASLIFSILFAMTYSAGQVGGLLSVGGFFQNTLIGNNFEYINFTTIAFLIGFGFLWAASHYLAYLSSNTLAIKVIHDLRGEIYERLIDLPIPYYKKNRSGEILSRILNDIGVIEVFLMNIVVEMIAQPITVVAIVIILLTTNLQISLYFFSIVPVIGLAIAGLGALVQNRSMKVQKNISDITSHIQETVFGIEVIKGFGVESEIRRRFAKTNDAHLNSLKKEVRIRLLGTPTLEFLGVIGILIILILGAMGIQSGMAKSGDIITFIMLALGLSLPLSQVGNIAMVLRKLKPASDRIFEIINSEEKEDFAKPDMGIIEGAIELKNLSFGYDPERIILDNIDLKIRPGETVAVVGSSGAGKSTLISLIPVFNSPTSGQILIDGKDTSGVNPLTIRRQLSIVTQETILFSGTISENILLSRPDATHEDVIEAAKIANAHDFIMEIPTGYDTIIGERGMTLSGGQRQRIVLARAIIRKPKILILDEATSSLDAESEKLIAEAMKRILGKQTTLIITHKLSSVANADTIIVIEGGKIIERGTHKELLEKKGIYDKLYKIQLNV, encoded by the coding sequence ATGAAACCGAAACGTAAATTCACGAGCTATATTTTCCGTTATAAGGCCTCGCTCATCTTTTCCATCCTGTTCGCGATGACCTATTCCGCCGGACAGGTCGGGGGGCTTCTCAGTGTGGGGGGATTCTTCCAGAACACCCTGATCGGAAATAATTTCGAGTATATTAATTTCACGACAATAGCGTTTTTAATCGGTTTCGGGTTTCTATGGGCCGCTTCGCACTATCTGGCGTATCTTTCGTCGAACACTCTCGCGATCAAGGTCATCCATGACCTTCGGGGGGAAATCTACGAGCGCCTGATCGACCTGCCTATCCCCTACTATAAAAAGAACCGTTCCGGCGAGATACTCTCGCGTATTCTCAACGATATCGGCGTAATCGAGGTCTTCCTGATGAACATCGTAGTCGAGATGATCGCCCAACCCATCACCGTAGTCGCGATAGTGATCATTCTCCTGACGACCAACCTGCAAATCTCGCTCTATTTCTTTTCCATTGTCCCGGTGATTGGCCTCGCCATCGCGGGACTGGGCGCGCTTGTGCAAAACCGCAGTATGAAGGTCCAGAAAAATATTTCCGATATCACATCGCATATCCAGGAGACTGTTTTCGGAATCGAGGTCATCAAGGGTTTCGGAGTGGAGAGCGAGATACGCCGCCGTTTTGCGAAAACCAACGACGCGCATCTGAACTCCCTTAAAAAGGAAGTGCGTATCCGGCTGTTGGGAACCCCTACCCTCGAATTCCTCGGGGTGATCGGTATCCTCATCATACTGATACTCGGCGCGATGGGCATCCAGTCGGGTATGGCGAAATCGGGCGATATTATCACATTTATCATGCTCGCGCTGGGACTCTCGCTCCCGCTCTCGCAGGTGGGAAATATCGCGATGGTGCTGCGTAAACTGAAACCCGCTTCCGACCGTATATTCGAGATTATCAACTCCGAGGAGAAGGAGGATTTTGCCAAACCGGATATGGGGATTATCGAGGGCGCTATCGAATTGAAAAACCTTTCGTTCGGGTACGACCCGGAACGGATTATTCTCGATAATATCGACCTCAAGATCAGGCCCGGCGAAACAGTCGCGGTAGTCGGGTCGAGCGGCGCGGGAAAATCCACCCTGATCTCGCTTATCCCGGTCTTCAACTCGCCCACATCGGGGCAAATCCTCATCGACGGGAAGGACACGTCCGGGGTGAATCCCCTGACTATCCGCCGGCAGTTAAGTATTGTAACTCAGGAGACTATCCTGTTCTCGGGCACCATCAGCGAGAATATCCTGCTGTCGCGCCCCGACGCTACCCATGAGGATGTGATCGAGGCCGCGAAGATCGCGAACGCTCACGATTTTATTATGGAGATACCCACCGGCTACGATACGATTATCGGGGAACGCGGTATGACGTTATCGGGCGGCCAGCGCCAGCGGATCGTGCTCGCGCGCGCGATCATCCGTAAGCCGAAGATACTGATTCTCGACGAGGCCACCAGTTCGCTCGACGCCGAATCGGAGAAACTGATCGCGGAGGCGATGAAACGTATCCTCGGCAAGCAGACCACACTGATTATCACGCACAAGCTGTCGTCGGTCGCTAACGCCGATACGATTATCGTAATCGAGGGCGGGAAGATTATCGAACGCGGGACGCATAAGGAATTGCTGGAAAAGAAGGGGATTTATGATAAACTGTACAAGATACAACTGAACGTATAG
- a CDS encoding YebC/PmpR family DNA-binding transcriptional regulator, which translates to MSGHNKWANIKQRKGAQDAKRSNVFSKFVKEIIVAAKEKGGNPDTNNRLKVAIDKAKSVNMPKDTIEKAIKRGTGELEGISYEEISYEGYGPGGVAVIVDTMTDNKNRTAAEIRKIFSKHNGSLGEAGCVAWMFDRKGYIGIDGTKHTEDAVMEIALEIGADDVVKEGDTIEVYTSMDSFHTVLEDLKAKGLTVTESEISRIPQNTIKLEKDKAFTLLKLMDELENHDDVQDFAQNADIDDSIMEEFMNS; encoded by the coding sequence ATGTCAGGTCATAATAAATGGGCCAATATTAAACAGAGAAAGGGCGCTCAGGATGCAAAGCGGAGTAACGTATTCTCTAAATTCGTGAAAGAAATCATTGTCGCGGCGAAAGAAAAGGGCGGCAATCCTGATACCAATAACCGTTTGAAGGTCGCCATCGATAAGGCCAAAAGCGTGAACATGCCCAAAGACACTATCGAAAAAGCGATCAAACGCGGTACGGGCGAACTCGAGGGGATTTCCTACGAGGAGATTTCCTACGAGGGTTACGGGCCCGGCGGAGTCGCCGTGATAGTCGATACGATGACCGATAATAAGAACCGCACCGCCGCTGAAATCAGAAAAATATTCTCCAAACATAACGGAAGCCTCGGCGAGGCCGGGTGTGTCGCGTGGATGTTCGATAGAAAAGGCTACATCGGCATAGACGGGACGAAGCATACCGAGGACGCCGTGATGGAAATCGCGCTGGAAATCGGGGCGGACGATGTGGTGAAAGAGGGCGATACGATCGAGGTATATACCTCCATGGACTCTTTCCACACGGTGCTGGAAGATCTGAAGGCTAAGGGGCTTACCGTGACGGAATCCGAAATTTCACGCATCCCCCAGAATACAATCAAGCTCGAGAAGGATAAAGCCTTTACACTCCTGAAGCTGATGGACGAGCTCGAGAACCATGACGACGTGCAGGATTTCGCGCAGAACGCGGACATCGACGATTCGATCATGGAAGAGTTTATGAATTCATAA
- a CDS encoding HIT family protein, translated as MSSECIFCKIAAGEEHACRIFEDDISIAFLDMRPVFYGHTLLIPKKHFTTIMEFPDDMIYGFFCNLKLISRAVEDAMGSQGIFNAINNRISQSVPHLHIHILPRSKGDGMRHFLWPRKQYENMDEAMKTADHIRRTIGRLKNAPTE; from the coding sequence ATGAGCTCCGAATGTATATTCTGTAAAATCGCCGCCGGAGAGGAGCATGCCTGCCGGATTTTCGAGGACGATATTTCCATCGCGTTTCTCGATATGCGTCCCGTTTTCTACGGGCATACCCTGCTCATCCCAAAAAAACATTTTACGACGATTATGGAATTTCCCGACGATATGATCTACGGCTTTTTCTGCAATCTCAAGCTCATTTCCCGCGCGGTCGAGGACGCGATGGGCTCACAGGGGATTTTCAACGCGATCAACAACAGGATCAGCCAGAGCGTACCGCACCTGCATATCCACATCCTCCCGCGGAGTAAGGGGGACGGGATGCGGCATTTCCTGTGGCCGAGGAAACAGTACGAAAATATGGACGAGGCGATGAAGACCGCCGATCATATCCGCCGGACGATCGGACGGCTGAAAAACGCGCCTACTGAGTAG
- a CDS encoding purine-binding chemotaxis protein CheW has product MERQFVSFYITGIKYCLDIMDVEEVVRESKFTKMPDMPNFIEGIMNLRGIVVPVMSVKKKLGLDKADEILAEHTRIETPAPAPEEGKPEENTEGNAKVEEIMRAKKKNAARKLIIVRIEGVLVGFLVDNLDRVFAIDDKSIQSAEGVSTNVDRAFIEGVAKIGEEVFIILNVKKMIGFDEKTFIKEEILD; this is encoded by the coding sequence ATGGAAAGGCAATTTGTCAGTTTCTATATTACCGGGATCAAGTATTGCTTGGATATCATGGATGTGGAAGAAGTCGTCCGTGAATCGAAGTTTACCAAGATGCCGGATATGCCGAATTTTATCGAAGGGATTATGAACCTTCGCGGTATAGTCGTGCCGGTGATGTCGGTCAAGAAAAAGCTCGGGCTCGATAAGGCAGACGAAATTTTAGCTGAGCATACCCGTATAGAAACCCCCGCGCCCGCCCCGGAAGAGGGGAAACCCGAAGAAAATACCGAAGGGAACGCTAAGGTAGAGGAGATCATGCGCGCGAAGAAGAAAAATGCCGCGAGAAAACTGATTATCGTCAGGATAGAAGGGGTGCTCGTCGGATTTTTGGTTGATAATCTCGACCGTGTGTTCGCGATCGACGATAAGTCGATCCAGTCCGCGGAGGGAGTATCCACTAATGTCGACCGCGCGTTTATCGAGGGTGTCGCGAAGATCGGCGAGGAAGTTTTTATCATACTTAACGTGAAAAAGATGATCGGCTTCGACGAGAAAACATTTATCAAAGAAGAAATATTGGATTAG